A genome region from Thermococcus onnurineus NA1 includes the following:
- the tdh gene encoding L-threonine 3-dehydrogenase translates to MAEKMPAIVKTKPAYGAELVEVDIPKPGPGEVLIKVLATSICGTDLHIYEWNEWAQSRIKPPQIMGHEVAGEVIEVGPGVDTINVGDYISAETHIVCGKCYACKHNRYHVCQNTKIFGVDMDGVFAEYAIVPAQNAWKNPKDMPPEYATLQEPLGNAVDTVLAGPIAGRSTLITGAGPLGLLGIAVAKASGAYPVIVSEPSEFRRELAKKVGADYVVNPFEEDPVKFVMDITDGAGVEVFLEFSGAPKAFEQGLQAVTPGGRVSLLGLFPREVTFDINNLVIFKALEVHGITGRHLWETWYTVSSLIQSGKLNLDPIITHKYKGFDKFEEAFELMRAGKTGKVVFFPHKK, encoded by the coding sequence ATGGCCGAAAAGATGCCGGCGATCGTTAAGACGAAGCCCGCCTACGGTGCGGAGCTCGTTGAAGTTGATATCCCCAAGCCCGGTCCTGGAGAGGTTCTCATCAAGGTTCTTGCCACCAGTATCTGTGGAACTGACCTGCACATCTATGAATGGAACGAATGGGCGCAGAGCAGGATCAAACCGCCCCAGATAATGGGTCACGAAGTCGCCGGAGAGGTCATCGAGGTTGGTCCCGGCGTTGATACAATCAATGTTGGTGATTACATTTCAGCTGAGACTCACATAGTCTGTGGAAAATGTTACGCCTGCAAGCACAATCGCTACCACGTCTGCCAGAACACAAAGATATTCGGCGTTGACATGGACGGTGTCTTTGCCGAATACGCTATAGTTCCCGCCCAGAACGCTTGGAAGAATCCGAAAGACATGCCTCCCGAGTATGCAACCCTCCAAGAGCCCCTTGGAAACGCCGTTGATACAGTTCTTGCTGGTCCAATAGCTGGAAGGAGCACGCTTATCACAGGCGCAGGTCCGCTCGGTCTCCTAGGTATAGCCGTTGCTAAGGCCAGTGGCGCTTATCCTGTCATCGTCAGCGAGCCAAGCGAGTTTAGACGCGAGCTAGCAAAGAAAGTTGGTGCTGACTACGTTGTCAACCCCTTCGAAGAGGATCCAGTTAAGTTCGTTATGGACATAACTGATGGAGCCGGTGTTGAAGTCTTTCTCGAGTTCAGCGGCGCTCCTAAGGCCTTCGAACAGGGCCTCCAGGCGGTAACACCGGGAGGAAGGGTCTCGTTGCTCGGCCTCTTCCCGAGAGAGGTCACCTTTGACATCAACAACCTCGTAATCTTCAAGGCCCTTGAAGTACACGGAATAACCGGAAGGCACCTCTGGGAGACCTGGTACACCGTTTCGAGCCTTATTCAGAGCGGCAAGCTCAACCTCGATCCAATAATAACCCACAAGTACAAGGGCTTCGACAAGTTTGAGGAAGCCTTTGAGCTCATGCGCGCCGGCAAGACTGGAAAGGTCGTCTTCTTCCCCCACAAGAAGTGA
- the pheS gene encoding phenylalanine--tRNA ligase subunit alpha: MELSYQEKLTLIKLNELKKAKFDELVEKTGLDQVAVMRAVLWLQSKGLARLHEKSERIAKLTETGKKYAQIGLPEWRALKVLRKKGKVTLDDLKEVLSEDELKPIVGLLRKEGWASIRKEDGKLVLEITENGLKAEERAIDRALKLLAEKEAIPVSEIEEIIKVNDLKRRKIAEEDIVTERTVEITPEGEELANKGLELKEEVSTLTPELIKSGKWREVEFKRFNIQAPVRRIYPGKKQPYRAFLDKIRRRLIEMGFIEMTVDSLIETQFWNFDALFQPQNHPAREWTDTYQLKYPKSGYLPNKELVERVKTAHERGLAGSRGWGYVWSPERAMLLMPRAHGTALSGRQLAKGVEIPGKYFTIQRVFRPDVLDRTHLIEFNQVDGFVVGEDLNFRHLLGILKRFAVEIAGAKKVKFLPDYYPFTEPSVQMSAYHPELGWVEFGGAGIFREEMTRALGIDVPVIAWGIGIDRLAMFKLGIDDIRYLFSYDLGWLREARLVW; this comes from the coding sequence ATGGAGCTTAGCTATCAAGAGAAGCTGACGCTCATAAAACTTAACGAGTTGAAAAAGGCTAAATTCGACGAGCTCGTTGAAAAAACCGGTCTCGACCAGGTCGCGGTCATGAGAGCCGTTCTCTGGCTTCAGAGCAAAGGTCTGGCGAGGCTCCACGAGAAGAGCGAGAGGATAGCAAAGCTAACCGAGACCGGTAAGAAATATGCTCAAATTGGACTGCCAGAATGGAGGGCTCTGAAAGTCCTCAGGAAAAAGGGCAAGGTCACACTCGATGACCTCAAAGAAGTCCTCAGCGAGGACGAGCTGAAGCCGATAGTCGGCCTCCTCAGGAAGGAGGGCTGGGCGAGCATTAGGAAGGAGGATGGAAAGCTCGTCCTCGAGATAACGGAGAATGGCCTTAAAGCCGAGGAGAGAGCGATTGACAGGGCACTAAAGCTCCTCGCCGAGAAAGAAGCTATTCCCGTCAGTGAGATTGAGGAAATTATCAAGGTGAACGACCTCAAGAGAAGGAAGATAGCCGAAGAAGACATCGTAACCGAAAGAACCGTCGAGATAACGCCCGAAGGAGAGGAGCTCGCAAATAAAGGCCTTGAGCTCAAGGAGGAAGTCTCAACCCTCACGCCGGAGCTCATAAAGTCCGGAAAGTGGCGTGAGGTCGAGTTCAAGCGCTTCAACATCCAGGCGCCGGTGAGAAGGATTTATCCCGGCAAGAAGCAGCCCTACAGGGCATTCCTCGACAAGATAAGGAGAAGGCTCATAGAGATGGGCTTCATCGAAATGACTGTTGACAGCCTCATAGAGACGCAGTTCTGGAACTTCGACGCTCTCTTCCAGCCTCAGAACCATCCGGCAAGAGAATGGACAGACACTTATCAGCTTAAATATCCGAAAAGCGGCTACCTACCCAATAAAGAACTCGTCGAGAGGGTTAAGACCGCCCACGAGAGAGGCTTAGCTGGCTCACGCGGCTGGGGCTACGTCTGGAGTCCGGAGAGAGCCATGTTGCTGATGCCGAGAGCCCACGGTACCGCCCTAAGCGGCAGGCAGCTTGCTAAAGGTGTCGAGATTCCGGGCAAATACTTCACGATACAGCGCGTTTTCAGGCCCGACGTCCTGGACAGGACGCACCTCATAGAATTCAACCAGGTGGACGGTTTCGTGGTTGGTGAAGACCTCAACTTCAGGCATCTCTTGGGTATACTCAAGCGCTTCGCCGTTGAGATCGCCGGAGCCAAGAAAGTCAAGTTCCTGCCGGACTATTATCCGTTCACCGAGCCGAGCGTACAGATGAGCGCCTACCATCCCGAGCTCGGCTGGGTCGAGTTCGGCGGCGCTGGAATATTCAGAGAGGAAATGACGAGGGCCCTAGGCATAGATGTTCCTGTAATAGCGTGGGGAATTGGAATTGACAGACTTGCCATGTTCAAACTCGGAATCGACGACATAAGGTATCTCTTCAGCTACGACCTGGGGTGGCTGAGAGAGGCGAGGCTGGTCTGGTAA
- a CDS encoding MinD/ParA family ATP-binding protein — MALIVVTGRGGAGKTTTTANLSTFLAMREYRVLAVDGDLYLPNLGFHFALDTVKYTLHSLLKNPELDPEWAIYKHPQTGVHVMPGSTQLQDVLGISPKRLVDILERVKYRFGVVFVDSPTGIPFDTLPTFELANYQLIVVEIERSPIYSFEVMVKNEIEKLKALGERYNLNIGVILNKVRESEDIVDKIIEAVEEDLNVPVLGWIPFDNKVPESINLGVPVIKYYPNSDAAIAFRETGEVLEEWIFG; from the coding sequence ATGGCGCTGATAGTCGTGACCGGGCGAGGAGGTGCGGGAAAAACTACCACCACTGCTAACCTTAGCACTTTCTTAGCCATGAGGGAATATCGTGTCCTTGCTGTCGATGGTGACTTATACCTGCCTAACCTTGGTTTCCACTTTGCACTTGATACTGTAAAGTACACTCTCCACTCGCTTCTCAAAAATCCCGAACTTGATCCTGAATGGGCCATCTACAAACATCCCCAGACGGGAGTTCATGTGATGCCAGGAAGCACGCAGCTTCAGGATGTTCTGGGCATCTCTCCAAAGAGATTAGTAGATATTCTGGAAAGAGTCAAATATCGGTTCGGAGTTGTTTTCGTGGACTCGCCCACTGGAATTCCATTTGACACGCTTCCTACCTTTGAGCTTGCCAACTATCAACTTATAGTGGTTGAAATAGAGCGCTCTCCGATATACTCTTTCGAGGTAATGGTTAAGAACGAGATAGAAAAGCTGAAAGCCCTAGGTGAGAGATATAATCTCAACATTGGTGTGATACTGAACAAGGTCAGGGAGTCAGAGGACATAGTTGACAAGATTATAGAGGCCGTTGAAGAAGACCTCAATGTTCCAGTTCTTGGGTGGATACCCTTTGATAACAAAGTTCCTGAGTCCATCAATTTGGGTGTCCCTGTCATTAAGTACTATCCTAACAGTGATGCCGCCATAGCCTTTCGGGAAACTGGAGAAGTCCTTGAAGAATGGATATTCGGCTGA